In a single window of the Rhopalosiphum padi isolate XX-2018 chromosome 1, ASM2088224v1, whole genome shotgun sequence genome:
- the LOC132931710 gene encoding zinc finger FYVE domain-containing protein 9, producing MEKFTVDLDKVLDEFEFNEEREQLQASILNGQSNIIPETQPQAPVITGKMLPASNYRRPAFEPINLADADFGIEPTATTSVKSELLQNGFVETIKPEDSTPLLDIDLPLNENAVNSLIDVVDEYQYKPFNLNIPPDPYEGQELLKDFRPDLLESYDSAKESDKNYSIDEIQRLPDVTSCPVLITSPDSSKDDCTISSELQSLNTSEICDIDSTNADFSDVELYKCLQEYEEREDLLSVNYNCSSSTDVLSPRSEFSDELIAEKPLICDDSISETKDTISSETSNNLLSNNNYDEPQDDINEQLLLSEEEKVILEEILEDLPEVDVSFEESKTVEKLENELEMISDVKVECEVIKDKSQKIDEHNDIPDLPIVPDSSLELEFQHDEAMHNFNQKIDEELLEKNSNNEVIIEDKGHLSESQVEYDYPSEKEPTDSLCSIESTETILLKDDNQISVNTVTDSLDSQSTCSLPSEVIGDTIESIEESHLQRPNTLDLNGTTNCENELPSTLSTDSDCALSLIERRLGKLQPYWVPDEAAKSCMRCQLKFTVVKRRHHCRACGEVLCSKCCNLRARLSFMNNNEGRVCQQCYNTLARASQVEQKVATIKHPNPNNPMEYCSTVPPLQQVTDSKNQPVPSVLVPVSVLKREGRVKSDVPKQVMFSDGIRPGGDLTDLDGSSERIIPTRRISRSLKKLSPTINSVIPANRRPLNSQTQSYIPNIGLPPAAKRDQGELIFDDTERPIALNDPETMFAVNPNLFLYVRRVFLDCCVKRETWCMSTEGLACVGQDEVVILLETLPNEKHPPRDIFLFVNNLYKNASTGVTVSDMSFTAPVNTTLLDSNNHGGFLFVRQTYQCMQKLRLPSPPYLFALLVHQYETPWAKMFPIRLMLRLGAEYRYYPCMLVSIRNRPSLYTEIGQTVIKLLVDFRQYSYGLPTVKGCYIHMDEKQIMVLLPRNRYDQVSRLVLASNRGLLAFGANFSAVADSHLVCVQSTKDDGNYNTQAINIHNKPRQITGASFIALNGDLEDEASTRWRIVEDGVMVEMSSQKMALLRDALRLMKDFKLNCGTNDEQTVIFHWTEDDVNFNIGVKSCIDGRLLDGVYSIRVHNGVDYSGKRRFIRWTEVFVIQCEETSDRVDEPLDTSRTAESISKATCTALVPLLDLLSAASLTPLALRIIINPDSVGYEAGSGQSKLPPLYMQSLDEHLVPVVNAIAVKAQQSSVILELVFRVMEH from the exons atggaaaAGTTTACGGTCGATTTAGACAAAGTACTTGACGAATTCGAATTTAACGAAG aaaGAGAACAACTTCAAGCATCTATTCTAAATGGACAGTCTAATATTATACCAGAAACACag ccaCAAGCTCCCGTTATTACTGGAAAAATGTTACCAGCATCAAATTATCGTCGTCCTGCATTTGAACCCATAAACTTAGCTGATGCTGATTTTGGTATAGAACCAACAGCTACTACTTCTGTTAAGTctgaattattacaaaatggATTTGTTGAAACTATTAAACCAGAAGATAGTACACCACTATTGGATATTGATTTGCCTTTGAATGAAAATGCAGTAAACAGTTTAATAGATGTAGTTGATGAATACCAATACaaaccatttaatttaaatatacctccAGATCCTTATGAAGGTCAAGAGTTATTAAAAGACTTTCGTCCAGACTTATTAGAATCATACGATTCAGCTAAGGAAAGCGATAAAAACTATTCAATCGATGAAATCCAAAGACTACCAGATGTTACATCTTGTCCTGTACTGATTACCTCACCTGATTCATCCAAAGATGATTGTACAATATCTAGTGAACTACAGTCTTTAAACACATCAGAGATTTGTGATATAGATAGCACAAATGCTGATTTTTCAGATGTAGAACTTTATAAGTGTCTTCAAGAATATGAAGAACGAGAAGATTTATTGTCAGTAAATTACAATTGTAGCAGTTCAACTGATGTCCTATCACCTCGTTCTGAATTTTCTGACGAATTAATCGCTGAAAAACCATTAATATGTGATGACAGTATATCAGAAACAAAAGATACAATATCATCTGAAACatccaataatttattatcaaacaataattatgatgaaCCTCAAGATGATATAAATGAACAATTACTGCTTTCTGAAGAAGAAAAAGTAATACTAGAAGAAATACTCGAGGATTTGCCAGAAGTAGATGTCAGTTTTGAGGAAAGTAAAACTgttgaaaaattagaaaatgagTTAGAAATGATTTCAGATGTTAAAGTTGAATGTGAAGTAATAAAAGACAAATCTCAAAAAATAGATGAGCACAATGACATTCCAGATTTACCCATTGTTCCTGATTCAAGTTTAGAATTAGAATTTCAACATGATGAAGCAATGCACAACTTTAACCAAAAAATAGATGAAGAATTGTTAGAAAAAAACTCTAATAATGAAGTTATAATAGAAGACAAAGGGCATTTATCAGAATCACAAGTTGAATATGATTATCCATCTGAAAAAGAACCTACAGATTCATTGTGTAGTATAGAATCAactgaaacaatattattaaaagatgaTAATCAAATAAGTGTTAACACTGTCACCGACTCTTTAGATTCACAGAGTACTTGTTCTCTACCATCTGAAGTGATTGGTGATACTATAGAAAGCATAGAAGAAAGTCATTTACAAAGACCTAATACACTTGATTTAAATGGAACAACAAATTGTGAAAATGAGCTACCATCAACCTTAAGCACAG attcaGACTGTGCATTATCATTAATCGAACGTCGACTCGGTAAACTACAACCATATTGGGTGCCAGATGAAGCAGCAAAAAGTTGCATGAGATGTCAATTGAAATTTACTGTTGTTAAACGCAGGCATCATTGTAGAGCTTGTGGAGAA gTTCTATGTtcaaaatgttgtaatttacGAGCTCGCCTatcatttatgaataataatgaagGACGAGTTTGTCAGCAATGTTATAACACACTTgctagag CATCTCAAGTGGAACAAAAAGTAGCTACAATTAAACATCCAAACCCAAATAATCCTATGGAATATTGTTCAACAGTTCCACCATTACAACAAGTAACTGATTCTAAAAATCAACCTGTGCCATCCGTTTTAGTTCCTGTAAGCGTACTCAAAAGAGaag GACGAGTTAAGTCAGATGTTCCTAAACAAGTTATGTTTAGTGATGGTATCAGACCTGGAGGTGATTTAACAGATTTAGATGGATCATCTGAAAGAATCATACCAACAAGACGAATATCGCGTTCATTAAAGAAGCTTAGTCCTACCATAAACa gtGTTATACCTGCTAACAGAAGGCCTCTTAATTCTCAAACTCAAAGTTATATACCCAATATTGGTCTGCCACCAGCAGCTAAGAGAGATCAGGGTGAATTGATATTTGATGACACTGAACGTCCAATAGCACTAAATGATCCTGAAACGATGTTTGCTGTCAACCctaatttatttctttatgtcAGGAGAGTTTTTT tgGACTGTTGTGTTAAACGTGAAACATGGTGTATGAGTACCGAGGGCCTTGCATGTGTTGGTCAAGATGAGGTAGTAATTTTATTGGAGACACTTCCTAATGAAAAACATCCACCTCGTGATATATTTCTCTtcgtaaacaatttatataaaaacgctTCAacag gtgttaCAGTTAGTGATATGTCCTTTACTGCCCCTGTTAATACTACGTTATTGGATTCCAATAACCATGGtggatttttatttgttagacaAACATACCAATGTATGCAAAAGTTACGTCTACCATCACCCCCTTATTTATTTGCCTTGCTTGTTCATca gTATGAAACTCCTTGGGCTAAAATGTTCCCCATTCGCTTAATGTTACGACTAGGAGCAGAATATCGTTATTATCCATGTATGTTGGTATCCATTAGAAATCGGCCTTCTTTGTATACGGAAATTGGTCAAACAGTCATTAAGCTATTAGTA gattttagaCAATATTCTTATGGTTTACCTACCGTTAAAGGCTGCTATATACACATGgacgaaaaacaaattatggtGCTATTACCTCGAAATAGATATgatcaa GTTTCAAGATTAGTGTTGGCTTCAAACCGTGGCCTTTTAGCATTTGGTGCTAACTTCAGTGCAGTTGCTGATTCTCATCTAGTATGTGTTCAATCAACTAAAGATGATGGAAACTACAACACACAAgcaattaatattcataataaacctAGACAaa TAACGGGTGCCAGTTTTATTGCACTGAATGGTGATTTAGAAGATGAAGCTAGTACCAGGTGGCGTATAGTTGAAGATGGTGTCATGGTTGAAATGTCATCACAAAAGATGGCATTATTACGTGATGCTCTTCGTCTAATGAAAGACTTTAAACTAAATTGTGGAACAAATGATGAGCAAACAGTGATATTCCACTGGACAGAAGATGATGTCAATTTCAACATTGG AGTTAAGAGTTGCATTGATGGCAGATTATTAGATGGTGTATACTCAATTAGAGTACATAACGGTGTTGATTATTCAGGAAAAAGACGTTTTATTCGATGGACAGAAGTGTTTGTAATACaa tgtgaaGAAACGTCTGATCGTGTTGATGAACCTTTGGACACTAGTAGAACAGCTGAATCCATATCCAAGGCGACGTGTACTGCTTTGGTTCCACTTTTAGACTTGTTATCTGCAGCTTCATTGACTCCACTAGCCTTACGTATTATCATCAATCCAGATtcg GTAGGATATGAAGCTGGAAGTGGACAAAGTAAACTTCCTCCTTTGTATATGCAAAGTTTGGACGAACATCTTGTCCCAGTGGTGAATGCAATAGCTGTTAAAGCCCAACAATCATCAGTAATATTGGAACTGGTGTTCAGAGTAATGGAACACTAG
- the LOC132932316 gene encoding E3 ubiquitin-protein ligase Topors isoform X4: MSLLIKSEDIVELSSDEESMALLSNGPPNTEPGPPNTGRPSTPDTQCSICLDDLTNKCYSNSCWHLFCFECLKRWSISEPTCPLCKKSFNTIYHSFDDQGVHETYNVPLPPRAPSPRIFIRPYSEMTDDVNRMNLFMDIVRRNERMINNINHLYDPDYNHNDNGRLFDANQDYSRPTLQRPIMGQATRIRVYVENAWAEPLPDLSGRFRDCSSAFYRNNPAQTYRLHAFILRDLVAIRETARIEGLPVPLLESADVSVTNLIMRSLSAYEIRELHMINILRPFLFRQTSHFCHELYNFANSPYDIIGYDRHVQYSFRTRYTSPALSPPYPVRIIAPNFITMMEPPPIALPIPASDPSRRVIGETIVLDSDNEEAQLPILEVIVVSSSGDDSDVEILSHSFRSIEARNPTSIDQPSTSTGIRHSLDRPNNRYNLRRRRLLSPTISDSSSFIRPHSSVHGMPRVIYPSHARRRRPSLDSSSDDEELITATRSSQATRTKSKDNNNKKKRKPKKNKNKKRKLNDLRSEIRSTNRSRSYSGSSSSSGDTDIRPNHSHTDIIL; this comes from the exons ATGTCACTACTCATAAAATCTGAAGACATTGTGGAGTTGTCATCAGATGAAGAATCGATGGCACTGTTGAGTAATGGACCGCCAAATACTGAGCCCGGACCGCCAAATACGGGGCGCCCTTCAACACCTGATACACAATGTTCAATTTGTCTTGATGATTTAACCaataaatgttattcaaatTCCTGTTGGCATTTATTCTGTTTTGAATGTTTAAAACGATGGTCAATT TCTGAACCAACTTGTCCATTATGTAAGAAATCTTTCAACACTATTTATCATTCATTTGATGATCAGGGTGTCCATGAAACATATAATGTTCCTTTGCCGCCCAGAGCACCATC ACCAAGAATATTTATACGGCCATATAGTGAAATGACAGATGATGTAAACAG AATGAATTTGTTCATGGATATTGTCCGTAGAAATGAGAGAatgataaataacattaatcatttatatGACCCAGACTATAATCATAATGACAATGGTCGACTTTTTGATGCGAATCAAGATTATTCACGTCCTACCTTACAAAGACCTATCAtgg GTCAAGCAACGAGAATACGAGTGTATGTTGAAAATGCGTGGGCTGAACCATTACCTGATTTAAGTGGTCGTTTTAGAGATTGCAGCTCTGCTTTTTATcg aaataacCCAGCTCAAACATATAGGTTACATGCATTCATCCTTAGAGATCTTGTTGCCATAAGAGAAACTGCAAGAATAGAGGGTCTGCCTGTTCCTCTTTTGGAGAGTGCTGATGTTTCTGTGACAAATTTAATCATGCGATCACTTTCAGCTTATGAAATAAGAGAGTTGCATATGATTAACATCTTAAGGCCTTTTCTGTTTCGGCAAACATCACATTTTTGCCATGAACTATATAATTTTGCTAATAGTCCATATGACATAATTGGCTATGATCGTCACGTTCAATATTCCTTTCGAACTAGATATACTTCACCTGCACTGAGTCCACCATATCCAGTTAGAATAATt gcgccaaattttataacaatgatgGAACCTCCACCAATCGCATTACCAATTCCAGCATCAGATCCATCTCGGCGAGTTATTGGTGAAACAATTGTATTGGATTCAGATAATGAAGAAGCTCAATTGCCGATATTGGAAGTTATCGTTGTTAGCTCTAGCGGCGATGACTCTGATGTTGAAATTCTAAGTCACTCCTTCCGTTCTATCGAAGCACGTAATCCTACTTCAATAGACCAACCATCTACATCTACTGGAATTCGACATTCATTAGATCGACCAAATAATAG gtataatttaaggAGACGAAGATTACTCTCGCCAACTATAAGTGATTCTTCAAGTTTTATACGTCCTCACAGTTCTGTACACGGTATGCCTCGAGTGATTTATCCATCTCATGCAAGAAGAAGAAGGCCCTCTCTAGATTCTTCATCAGATGATGAAGAACTAATTACTGCTACTCGAAGTTCTCAAGCTACTCGTACAAAatctaaagataataataacaaaaagaaaagaaaaccgaaaaaaaataaaaataaaaaaagaaaattaaatgatttaaggTCTGAAATCCGTAGCACCAACAGAAGTCGTTCATATTCAGGATCCTCCTCATCTTCGGGTGATACAGATATAAGACCAAATCACAGTCATactgatattatactataa
- the LOC132932316 gene encoding E3 ubiquitin-protein ligase Topors isoform X3 has translation MSLLIKSEDIVELSSDEESMALLSNGPPNTEPGPPNTGRPSTPDTQCSICLDDLTNKCYSNSCWHLFCFECLKRWSISEPTCPLCKKSFNTIYHSFDDQGVHETYNVPLPPRAPSFFRPRIFIRPYSEMTDDVNRMNLFMDIVRRNERMINNINHLYDPDYNHNDNGRLFDANQDYSRPTLQRPIMGQATRIRVYVENAWAEPLPDLSGRFRDCSSAFYRNNPAQTYRLHAFILRDLVAIRETARIEGLPVPLLESADVSVTNLIMRSLSAYEIRELHMINILRPFLFRQTSHFCHELYNFANSPYDIIGYDRHVQYSFRTRYTSPALSPPYPVRIIAPNFITMMEPPPIALPIPASDPSRRVIGETIVLDSDNEEAQLPILEVIVVSSSGDDSDVEILSHSFRSIEARNPTSIDQPSTSTGIRHSLDRPNNRYNLRRRRLLSPTISDSSSFIRPHSSVHGMPRVIYPSHARRRRPSLDSSSDDEELITATRSSQATRTKSKDNNNKKKRKPKKNKNKKRKLNDLRSEIRSTNRSRSYSGSSSSSGDTDIRPNHSHTDIIL, from the exons ATGTCACTACTCATAAAATCTGAAGACATTGTGGAGTTGTCATCAGATGAAGAATCGATGGCACTGTTGAGTAATGGACCGCCAAATACTGAGCCCGGACCGCCAAATACGGGGCGCCCTTCAACACCTGATACACAATGTTCAATTTGTCTTGATGATTTAACCaataaatgttattcaaatTCCTGTTGGCATTTATTCTGTTTTGAATGTTTAAAACGATGGTCAATT TCTGAACCAACTTGTCCATTATGTAAGAAATCTTTCAACACTATTTATCATTCATTTGATGATCAGGGTGTCCATGAAACATATAATGTTCCTTTGCCGCCCAGAGCACCATC TTTTTTTAGACCAAGAATATTTATACGGCCATATAGTGAAATGACAGATGATGTAAACAG AATGAATTTGTTCATGGATATTGTCCGTAGAAATGAGAGAatgataaataacattaatcatttatatGACCCAGACTATAATCATAATGACAATGGTCGACTTTTTGATGCGAATCAAGATTATTCACGTCCTACCTTACAAAGACCTATCAtgg GTCAAGCAACGAGAATACGAGTGTATGTTGAAAATGCGTGGGCTGAACCATTACCTGATTTAAGTGGTCGTTTTAGAGATTGCAGCTCTGCTTTTTATcg aaataacCCAGCTCAAACATATAGGTTACATGCATTCATCCTTAGAGATCTTGTTGCCATAAGAGAAACTGCAAGAATAGAGGGTCTGCCTGTTCCTCTTTTGGAGAGTGCTGATGTTTCTGTGACAAATTTAATCATGCGATCACTTTCAGCTTATGAAATAAGAGAGTTGCATATGATTAACATCTTAAGGCCTTTTCTGTTTCGGCAAACATCACATTTTTGCCATGAACTATATAATTTTGCTAATAGTCCATATGACATAATTGGCTATGATCGTCACGTTCAATATTCCTTTCGAACTAGATATACTTCACCTGCACTGAGTCCACCATATCCAGTTAGAATAATt gcgccaaattttataacaatgatgGAACCTCCACCAATCGCATTACCAATTCCAGCATCAGATCCATCTCGGCGAGTTATTGGTGAAACAATTGTATTGGATTCAGATAATGAAGAAGCTCAATTGCCGATATTGGAAGTTATCGTTGTTAGCTCTAGCGGCGATGACTCTGATGTTGAAATTCTAAGTCACTCCTTCCGTTCTATCGAAGCACGTAATCCTACTTCAATAGACCAACCATCTACATCTACTGGAATTCGACATTCATTAGATCGACCAAATAATAG gtataatttaaggAGACGAAGATTACTCTCGCCAACTATAAGTGATTCTTCAAGTTTTATACGTCCTCACAGTTCTGTACACGGTATGCCTCGAGTGATTTATCCATCTCATGCAAGAAGAAGAAGGCCCTCTCTAGATTCTTCATCAGATGATGAAGAACTAATTACTGCTACTCGAAGTTCTCAAGCTACTCGTACAAAatctaaagataataataacaaaaagaaaagaaaaccgaaaaaaaataaaaataaaaaaagaaaattaaatgatttaaggTCTGAAATCCGTAGCACCAACAGAAGTCGTTCATATTCAGGATCCTCCTCATCTTCGGGTGATACAGATATAAGACCAAATCACAGTCATactgatattatactataa
- the LOC132932316 gene encoding E3 ubiquitin-protein ligase Topors isoform X1, with protein sequence MSLLIKSEDIVELSSDEESMALLSNGPPNTEPGPPNTGRPSTPDTQCSICLDDLTNKCYSNSCWHLFCFECLKRWSISEPTCPLCKKSFNTIYHSFDDQGVHETYNVPLPPRAPSFFRPRIFIRPYSEMTDDVNRMFRMNLFMDIVRRNERMINNINHLYDPDYNHNDNGRLFDANQDYSRPTLQRPIMGQATRIRVYVENAWAEPLPDLSGRFRDCSSAFYRNNPAQTYRLHAFILRDLVAIRETARIEGLPVPLLESADVSVTNLIMRSLSAYEIRELHMINILRPFLFRQTSHFCHELYNFANSPYDIIGYDRHVQYSFRTRYTSPALSPPYPVRIIAPNFITMMEPPPIALPIPASDPSRRVIGETIVLDSDNEEAQLPILEVIVVSSSGDDSDVEILSHSFRSIEARNPTSIDQPSTSTGIRHSLDRPNNRYNLRRRRLLSPTISDSSSFIRPHSSVHGMPRVIYPSHARRRRPSLDSSSDDEELITATRSSQATRTKSKDNNNKKKRKPKKNKNKKRKLNDLRSEIRSTNRSRSYSGSSSSSGDTDIRPNHSHTDIIL encoded by the exons ATGTCACTACTCATAAAATCTGAAGACATTGTGGAGTTGTCATCAGATGAAGAATCGATGGCACTGTTGAGTAATGGACCGCCAAATACTGAGCCCGGACCGCCAAATACGGGGCGCCCTTCAACACCTGATACACAATGTTCAATTTGTCTTGATGATTTAACCaataaatgttattcaaatTCCTGTTGGCATTTATTCTGTTTTGAATGTTTAAAACGATGGTCAATT TCTGAACCAACTTGTCCATTATGTAAGAAATCTTTCAACACTATTTATCATTCATTTGATGATCAGGGTGTCCATGAAACATATAATGTTCCTTTGCCGCCCAGAGCACCATC TTTTTTTAGACCAAGAATATTTATACGGCCATATAGTGAAATGACAGATGATGTAAACAG AATGTTCAGAATGAATTTGTTCATGGATATTGTCCGTAGAAATGAGAGAatgataaataacattaatcatttatatGACCCAGACTATAATCATAATGACAATGGTCGACTTTTTGATGCGAATCAAGATTATTCACGTCCTACCTTACAAAGACCTATCAtgg GTCAAGCAACGAGAATACGAGTGTATGTTGAAAATGCGTGGGCTGAACCATTACCTGATTTAAGTGGTCGTTTTAGAGATTGCAGCTCTGCTTTTTATcg aaataacCCAGCTCAAACATATAGGTTACATGCATTCATCCTTAGAGATCTTGTTGCCATAAGAGAAACTGCAAGAATAGAGGGTCTGCCTGTTCCTCTTTTGGAGAGTGCTGATGTTTCTGTGACAAATTTAATCATGCGATCACTTTCAGCTTATGAAATAAGAGAGTTGCATATGATTAACATCTTAAGGCCTTTTCTGTTTCGGCAAACATCACATTTTTGCCATGAACTATATAATTTTGCTAATAGTCCATATGACATAATTGGCTATGATCGTCACGTTCAATATTCCTTTCGAACTAGATATACTTCACCTGCACTGAGTCCACCATATCCAGTTAGAATAATt gcgccaaattttataacaatgatgGAACCTCCACCAATCGCATTACCAATTCCAGCATCAGATCCATCTCGGCGAGTTATTGGTGAAACAATTGTATTGGATTCAGATAATGAAGAAGCTCAATTGCCGATATTGGAAGTTATCGTTGTTAGCTCTAGCGGCGATGACTCTGATGTTGAAATTCTAAGTCACTCCTTCCGTTCTATCGAAGCACGTAATCCTACTTCAATAGACCAACCATCTACATCTACTGGAATTCGACATTCATTAGATCGACCAAATAATAG gtataatttaaggAGACGAAGATTACTCTCGCCAACTATAAGTGATTCTTCAAGTTTTATACGTCCTCACAGTTCTGTACACGGTATGCCTCGAGTGATTTATCCATCTCATGCAAGAAGAAGAAGGCCCTCTCTAGATTCTTCATCAGATGATGAAGAACTAATTACTGCTACTCGAAGTTCTCAAGCTACTCGTACAAAatctaaagataataataacaaaaagaaaagaaaaccgaaaaaaaataaaaataaaaaaagaaaattaaatgatttaaggTCTGAAATCCGTAGCACCAACAGAAGTCGTTCATATTCAGGATCCTCCTCATCTTCGGGTGATACAGATATAAGACCAAATCACAGTCATactgatattatactataa
- the LOC132932316 gene encoding E3 ubiquitin-protein ligase Topors isoform X2: MSLLIKSEDIVELSSDEESMALLSNGPPNTEPGPPNTGRPSTPDTQCSICLDDLTNKCYSNSCWHLFCFECLKRWSISEPTCPLCKKSFNTIYHSFDDQGVHETYNVPLPPRAPSPRIFIRPYSEMTDDVNRMFRMNLFMDIVRRNERMINNINHLYDPDYNHNDNGRLFDANQDYSRPTLQRPIMGQATRIRVYVENAWAEPLPDLSGRFRDCSSAFYRNNPAQTYRLHAFILRDLVAIRETARIEGLPVPLLESADVSVTNLIMRSLSAYEIRELHMINILRPFLFRQTSHFCHELYNFANSPYDIIGYDRHVQYSFRTRYTSPALSPPYPVRIIAPNFITMMEPPPIALPIPASDPSRRVIGETIVLDSDNEEAQLPILEVIVVSSSGDDSDVEILSHSFRSIEARNPTSIDQPSTSTGIRHSLDRPNNRYNLRRRRLLSPTISDSSSFIRPHSSVHGMPRVIYPSHARRRRPSLDSSSDDEELITATRSSQATRTKSKDNNNKKKRKPKKNKNKKRKLNDLRSEIRSTNRSRSYSGSSSSSGDTDIRPNHSHTDIIL; this comes from the exons ATGTCACTACTCATAAAATCTGAAGACATTGTGGAGTTGTCATCAGATGAAGAATCGATGGCACTGTTGAGTAATGGACCGCCAAATACTGAGCCCGGACCGCCAAATACGGGGCGCCCTTCAACACCTGATACACAATGTTCAATTTGTCTTGATGATTTAACCaataaatgttattcaaatTCCTGTTGGCATTTATTCTGTTTTGAATGTTTAAAACGATGGTCAATT TCTGAACCAACTTGTCCATTATGTAAGAAATCTTTCAACACTATTTATCATTCATTTGATGATCAGGGTGTCCATGAAACATATAATGTTCCTTTGCCGCCCAGAGCACCATC ACCAAGAATATTTATACGGCCATATAGTGAAATGACAGATGATGTAAACAG AATGTTCAGAATGAATTTGTTCATGGATATTGTCCGTAGAAATGAGAGAatgataaataacattaatcatttatatGACCCAGACTATAATCATAATGACAATGGTCGACTTTTTGATGCGAATCAAGATTATTCACGTCCTACCTTACAAAGACCTATCAtgg GTCAAGCAACGAGAATACGAGTGTATGTTGAAAATGCGTGGGCTGAACCATTACCTGATTTAAGTGGTCGTTTTAGAGATTGCAGCTCTGCTTTTTATcg aaataacCCAGCTCAAACATATAGGTTACATGCATTCATCCTTAGAGATCTTGTTGCCATAAGAGAAACTGCAAGAATAGAGGGTCTGCCTGTTCCTCTTTTGGAGAGTGCTGATGTTTCTGTGACAAATTTAATCATGCGATCACTTTCAGCTTATGAAATAAGAGAGTTGCATATGATTAACATCTTAAGGCCTTTTCTGTTTCGGCAAACATCACATTTTTGCCATGAACTATATAATTTTGCTAATAGTCCATATGACATAATTGGCTATGATCGTCACGTTCAATATTCCTTTCGAACTAGATATACTTCACCTGCACTGAGTCCACCATATCCAGTTAGAATAATt gcgccaaattttataacaatgatgGAACCTCCACCAATCGCATTACCAATTCCAGCATCAGATCCATCTCGGCGAGTTATTGGTGAAACAATTGTATTGGATTCAGATAATGAAGAAGCTCAATTGCCGATATTGGAAGTTATCGTTGTTAGCTCTAGCGGCGATGACTCTGATGTTGAAATTCTAAGTCACTCCTTCCGTTCTATCGAAGCACGTAATCCTACTTCAATAGACCAACCATCTACATCTACTGGAATTCGACATTCATTAGATCGACCAAATAATAG gtataatttaaggAGACGAAGATTACTCTCGCCAACTATAAGTGATTCTTCAAGTTTTATACGTCCTCACAGTTCTGTACACGGTATGCCTCGAGTGATTTATCCATCTCATGCAAGAAGAAGAAGGCCCTCTCTAGATTCTTCATCAGATGATGAAGAACTAATTACTGCTACTCGAAGTTCTCAAGCTACTCGTACAAAatctaaagataataataacaaaaagaaaagaaaaccgaaaaaaaataaaaataaaaaaagaaaattaaatgatttaaggTCTGAAATCCGTAGCACCAACAGAAGTCGTTCATATTCAGGATCCTCCTCATCTTCGGGTGATACAGATATAAGACCAAATCACAGTCATactgatattatactataa